A DNA window from Trichosurus vulpecula isolate mTriVul1 chromosome 2, mTriVul1.pri, whole genome shotgun sequence contains the following coding sequences:
- the LOC118836550 gene encoding zinc finger protein OZF-like: MSTRNHKIETTDKCNDVSKRFNYRSKLNIHKNFLTEDKRYKCDECGKTFSRKTILFIHYRVHTGEKPYICDECGKAFSQKTNLVAHQRVHTGEKLYICDKCGKSFSHKSSLVIHQRVHTGEKPYICDECGKSFSWKKSLVIHHKVHTGEKPFIWYACGKSFNQQTYLLTHHRVHTGEKPYICDQCGKSYSQKANLVAHYRVHTGEKPYICDECGKSFSHKRTLVIHQSVHTGEKPYICDECGKSFSEKRGLVIHQRVHTGEKPYICGECGKSFSQKRSLVVHQRVHTGEKPYICDECGKSFSQKANLVAHHRVHTGEKPYICDECGKSFHQQIHLLTHHRVHTGEKLYICDECGKSFSRKSSLVIHQRVHAGEKPYICDECGKSFNYKRSLFAHQKVHKEEKPYVCNECGKGLIQKSDLHIHLRVHTGEKFYLCDVCGKGFNQ; this comes from the coding sequence ATGAGCacaagaaaccacaaaatagagACAACTGATAAGTGTAATGATGTCAGCAAAAGGTTCAATTATAGGTCAAAACTGAATATACATAAAAATTTCCTCACTGAAGACAAGCGCTACAAATGTGATGAGTGTGGGAAGACGTTCAGTAGAAAGACAATACTATTTATTCATTACAGAgtccacacaggagagaaaccatacatatgtgatgaatgtgggaaggctttcagtCAGAAAACAAATCTAGTAGCTCATCAGAGAGTCCATACAGGAGAGAAACTGTATATATGTGATAAGTGTGGGAAGAGTTTCAGTCATAAGTCAAGTCTAGTTATTCATCAAAGAgtccacacaggagagaaaccatACATATGTGATGAGTGTGGGAAGAGTTTCAGTTGGAAGAAAAGTCTAGTTATTCATCACAAAgtccacacaggagagaaaccatTCATATGGTATGCATGTGGGAAGAGTTTCAATCAACAGACCTATCTACTTACTCATCACAGAGtccatacaggagagaaaccataCATATGTGATCAGTGTGGGAAGAGTTACAGTCAGAAGGCAAATCTAGTTGCTCATTACAGAgtccacacaggagagaaaccatACATATGTGATGAGTGTGGGAAGAGTTTCAGTCATAAGAGAACTCTAGTTATTCATCAAAGTgtccacacaggagagaaaccatACATATGTGATGAGTGTGGGAAGAGTTTCAGTGAAAAGAGAGGTTTAGTTATTCATCAAAGAGTGcacacaggagagaaaccatACATATGTGGTGAGTGTGGGAAGAGTTTCAGTCAAAAGAGAAGTCTAGTTGTTCATCAAAGAgtccacacaggagagaaaccatACATATGTGATGAGTGTGGGAAGAGTTTCAGTCAGAAGGCAAATCTAGTTGCTCATCACAGAGtccatacaggagagaaaccataCATATGTGATGAGTGTGGGAAGAGTTTCCATCAACAGATTCATCTACTTACTCATCACAGAGTCCATACAGGAGAGAAACTGTACATATGTGATGAGTGCGGGAAGAGTTTCAGTCGTAAGAGTAGTCTAGTTATTCATCAAAGAGTCCACGCAGGAGAGAAACCATACATATGTGATGAGTGTGGGAAGAGTTTCAATTATAAGAGAAGTCTATTTGCTCATCAGAAGGTTCACAAAGAAGAGAAACCCTATGTCTGCAATGAGTGTGGGAAAGGACTTATTCAGAAGTCAGATCTACATATACACCTCAGAgttcatacaggagagaaattCTATTTATGTGATGTGTGTGGGAAAGGATTCAATCAGTAG